A window of Lysobacter terrestris contains these coding sequences:
- a CDS encoding vanadium-dependent haloperoxidase, producing the protein MPVANTAARNAVVAAYIAALNAIPDGTAENDGVAAGRAAARAILTARLNDGSGSPHTPAYTAVPAAGVYVSTVPFGSAAPQFNHWSATRPFVVQSATQFRVPPGEIFDLSSDAYADAYNQVKDLGDARTRGARPDSPQSDIARFWYHGGVDWQANARLILPGFNLDAWGQARALALMSVSMADAGIANAESKYWYTFWRPVTAIRWASDGNPNTQSDPSWLPFITIPPYPDYPCGSTGAAGAATGALRLVLGTNHAPFTRTVNVPALPLANQMWPAGLPGVPAKAITRTYSSLSNALNEVGRSRVYAGIHFLEGCQAGGVQGEMTAEYIYPRILQPVD; encoded by the coding sequence GTGCCCGTAGCCAATACCGCGGCCCGCAACGCGGTGGTCGCCGCCTACATCGCCGCGCTCAACGCGATTCCCGACGGCACCGCGGAAAACGACGGCGTGGCCGCAGGCCGGGCCGCGGCCAGGGCGATCCTCACGGCACGGCTCAACGATGGCTCGGGCTCGCCGCACACGCCGGCCTATACCGCGGTGCCCGCTGCCGGCGTGTACGTGTCGACCGTGCCATTCGGTTCGGCGGCGCCGCAATTCAACCACTGGTCGGCGACGAGGCCATTCGTGGTGCAGAGCGCGACCCAGTTCCGCGTGCCGCCGGGCGAGATCTTCGACCTGTCCAGTGATGCCTATGCGGACGCGTACAACCAGGTCAAGGATCTGGGCGATGCGCGCACGCGCGGTGCGCGGCCGGACTCGCCGCAGAGCGACATCGCACGTTTCTGGTACCACGGCGGTGTCGACTGGCAGGCGAATGCACGCCTGATCCTGCCCGGTTTCAACCTCGATGCCTGGGGCCAGGCCCGTGCGCTGGCGCTGATGAGCGTGTCGATGGCCGATGCCGGCATCGCCAATGCCGAAAGCAAGTACTGGTACACATTCTGGCGGCCGGTGACGGCGATCCGCTGGGCCAGCGACGGCAACCCGAATACGCAGTCCGATCCGTCCTGGCTTCCTTTCATCACGATCCCGCCGTATCCGGACTATCCGTGCGGCTCGACCGGTGCGGCGGGCGCGGCCACCGGCGCGTTGCGGTTGGTGCTGGGCACCAACCACGCGCCGTTCACCCGCACCGTCAACGTGCCTGCGTTGCCCTTGGCCAACCAGATGTGGCCGGCCGGGCTGCCGGGGGTTCCGGCCAAGGCGATCACGCGCACCTACAGTTCGCTCAGCAATGCCCTCAACGAGGTGGGCCGCTCGCGCGTGTACGCGGGCATCCATTTCCTGGAAGGCTGCCAGGCGGGCGGGGTGCAGGGCGAGATGACCGCGGAGTACATCTACCCGCGGATCCTGCAACCGGTGGATTGA
- a CDS encoding RNA polymerase sigma-70 factor translates to MNTESLFETYRSRLLGLAYRLLGSRSDAEDVVQDAWLRWHQADRSAIRDAEAWLVTATTRLGIDRLRLVRNERENYPGPWLPEPLTVDTSPTPESRADIGSQVSLAFLSLLERLGPEERAAFLLKEVFDYDYAQVAELIGHSEANCRQMVHRARQRVQAERPRFEVEPDTHRRLLERFMYATQAGDRAAIMQLLHANATLVSDGGGKVTATIRPLQGSDRIADLFWALSRRAGDELKTRIGSVNGEPALMRWYQGRLHSITTITIEDDRIAQVLSVLNPDKLPASG, encoded by the coding sequence ATGAATACCGAATCCCTGTTCGAAACCTACCGCTCCCGCCTGCTCGGCCTCGCCTACCGGCTGCTGGGCAGCCGCAGCGACGCCGAGGACGTGGTCCAGGACGCCTGGCTGCGCTGGCACCAGGCCGACCGTTCGGCCATCCGCGATGCCGAGGCCTGGCTGGTCACGGCGACCACGCGCCTGGGGATCGACCGCCTGCGCCTGGTGCGGAACGAACGCGAGAACTATCCCGGTCCATGGCTGCCCGAGCCGCTGACCGTCGACACCTCGCCTACACCGGAGAGCCGAGCCGACATCGGCAGCCAGGTTTCGCTGGCCTTCCTCTCGCTGCTGGAACGGCTAGGCCCGGAGGAACGCGCTGCGTTCCTGCTCAAGGAAGTCTTCGACTACGACTACGCCCAGGTCGCCGAACTGATCGGCCATAGCGAAGCCAATTGCCGGCAGATGGTGCATCGCGCGAGGCAACGCGTGCAGGCGGAGCGACCGCGCTTCGAAGTCGAGCCCGATACGCACCGGCGCCTGCTGGAGCGCTTCATGTATGCCACCCAGGCCGGCGATCGCGCCGCGATCATGCAATTGCTGCACGCCAACGCGACGCTGGTGTCCGATGGCGGCGGCAAGGTCACCGCGACGATCCGGCCGCTACAAGGCTCCGACCGCATCGCCGACCTGTTCTGGGCGCTGTCCCGTCGCGCGGGCGACGAACTGAAGACCCGCATCGGCAGCGTCAACGGCGAACCCGCACTGATGCGCTGGTACCAGGGCCGATTGCACTCCATCACCACGATCACGATCGAAGACGACCGCATCGCACAGGTACTGTCGGTGCTCAATCCGGACAAGTTGCCCGCGTCCGGGTGA
- a CDS encoding carboxymuconolactone decarboxylase family protein encodes MNAPPIDYAVHAPQAFQHLLNLSMGLHKGPLGHKLVELVSLRISQINGCVYCLDMHATALRKAGMDQRKLDTLAAWRESPLFDDRERAALGWAEALNAIGTTPVPDGALDALRPHFDEREISELSFTAAMINAWNMLNVGLHRPLPIAA; translated from the coding sequence ATGAACGCTCCCCCCATCGATTACGCCGTCCACGCGCCGCAGGCCTTCCAGCACCTGCTCAACTTGAGCATGGGCCTGCACAAGGGCCCGCTCGGCCACAAGCTGGTCGAACTGGTCTCGCTGCGCATATCGCAGATCAACGGCTGCGTGTACTGCCTCGACATGCACGCTACCGCGCTGCGCAAGGCCGGCATGGACCAGCGCAAGCTCGACACGCTCGCCGCATGGCGGGAGAGCCCGCTGTTCGACGACCGCGAACGCGCCGCGTTGGGCTGGGCCGAAGCACTGAACGCCATCGGCACGACGCCGGTGCCGGATGGCGCGCTGGATGCGCTGCGCCCCCATTTCGACGAGCGCGAGATCTCCGAACTGAGTTTCACCGCCGCGATGATCAACGCCTGGAACATGCTCAACGTGGGGCTGCACCGGCCGTTGCCGATTGCGGCCTGA
- a CDS encoding fumarate hydratase, whose translation MNSSKPASSAPVSIKQEDLIQSVADALQYISYYHPVDYIKNLAAAYEREESPAAKDAIAQILINSRMCAEGHRPICQDTGIVTVFLEIGMNVRWDDATMGVEDMVHEGVRRAYNHPDNKLRASVLADPAGKRTNTKDNTPGVVNVKVVPGNTVDVIVAAKGGGSEAKSKFAMLNPSDSIVDWVLKTVPTMGAGWCPPGMLGIGIGGTAEKAMLLAKEALMEPIDITELQARGASNRAEELRLELYEKVNALGIGAQGLGGLTTVLDIKVKDYPTHAANLPVALIPNCAATRHAHFTLDGSGAVMLDPPSLADWPQLTYDASKGRRVNLDTLTKEEVASWKPGEVLLLNGKLLTGRDAAHKRMVDMLNKGEPLPVDLKGRFIYYVGPVDPVRDEVVGPAGPTTATRMDKFTEQVLAQTGLMGMVGKAERGPTAIEAIKKHRSAYLMAVGGAAYLVSKAIKAAKVVGFADLGMEAIYEFKVQDMPVTVAVDSQGSSVHNTGPKEWQAKIGKIPVVVA comes from the coding sequence GTGAACTCCAGCAAGCCCGCTTCGTCCGCTCCTGTCTCCATCAAGCAGGAAGACCTGATCCAGTCCGTCGCCGACGCCCTGCAGTACATCTCGTACTACCACCCGGTCGACTACATCAAGAATCTCGCCGCCGCCTACGAGCGCGAGGAGTCGCCGGCCGCCAAGGACGCGATCGCCCAGATCCTGATCAACTCGCGCATGTGCGCCGAGGGCCACCGCCCGATCTGCCAGGACACCGGCATCGTCACCGTGTTCCTCGAGATCGGCATGAACGTGCGCTGGGACGACGCCACGATGGGCGTGGAGGACATGGTCCACGAAGGCGTGCGCCGCGCCTACAACCACCCGGACAACAAGCTGCGCGCCTCGGTGCTGGCCGACCCGGCGGGCAAGCGCACCAACACGAAGGACAACACCCCGGGCGTGGTCAACGTGAAGGTCGTGCCGGGCAATACCGTCGACGTGATCGTCGCCGCGAAGGGCGGCGGTTCGGAAGCCAAGTCGAAGTTCGCCATGCTCAACCCGTCCGACTCGATCGTCGACTGGGTGCTCAAGACCGTGCCGACCATGGGTGCCGGCTGGTGTCCGCCGGGCATGCTCGGCATCGGCATCGGCGGCACCGCCGAGAAGGCGATGCTGCTCGCGAAGGAAGCGCTGATGGAGCCGATCGACATCACCGAGCTGCAGGCGCGCGGCGCATCGAACCGTGCCGAGGAGCTGCGCCTGGAGCTGTACGAGAAGGTCAACGCGCTCGGCATCGGCGCGCAGGGCCTGGGCGGCCTGACCACCGTGCTCGACATCAAGGTCAAGGACTACCCGACCCACGCCGCCAACCTGCCGGTCGCACTGATTCCGAACTGTGCCGCCACGCGCCACGCGCACTTCACCCTCGATGGCAGCGGTGCGGTGATGCTGGATCCGCCGTCGCTGGCCGATTGGCCGCAGCTGACGTACGACGCCTCCAAGGGCCGCCGCGTCAACCTCGACACGCTGACCAAGGAAGAAGTCGCGTCGTGGAAGCCGGGCGAAGTGCTGCTACTCAACGGCAAGCTGCTCACCGGTCGCGACGCCGCGCACAAGCGCATGGTCGACATGCTCAACAAGGGCGAGCCGCTTCCGGTCGACCTCAAGGGTCGCTTCATCTACTACGTCGGCCCGGTCGATCCGGTGCGCGACGAAGTTGTCGGCCCCGCCGGCCCGACCACCGCGACGCGCATGGACAAGTTCACCGAGCAGGTGCTGGCGCAGACTGGCCTGATGGGCATGGTCGGCAAGGCCGAGCGCGGCCCCACCGCGATCGAGGCGATCAAGAAGCACCGGTCCGCGTACCTGATGGCCGTCGGCGGCGCCGCCTACCTGGTGTCGAAGGCGATCAAGGCCGCCAAGGTCGTCGGCTTCGCCGACCTGGGTATGGAAGCGATCTACGAGTTCAAAGTGCAGGACATGCCGGTCACCGTCGCGGTCGATTCGCAGGGCAGCTCGGTGCACAACACCGGGCCGAAGGAATGGCAGGCGAAGATCGGCAAGATTCCGGTGGTGGTGGCCTGA